One genomic window of Bradyrhizobium sp. B124 includes the following:
- the hmgA gene encoding homogentisate 1,2-dioxygenase, protein MNINTSPDQIVRSSGQVTPGYMSGFGNSFETEALPGALPMGRNSPQRCAYGLYAEQLSGSPFTAPRGTNERSWLYRIRPSVRHSGRFAKADAGLWRTAPCHEYDMPIAQLRWDPAPIPKEDMTFLQGVQTMTTAGDANTQAGMAAHIYLITKSMVDQHFYNADGEMMFVLQQGNLRLVTEFGRIDAEPGEIVVIPRGVKFRVEIPNGPARGYLCENYGGAFTLPERGPIGANCLANSRDFLTPVASYEDKDTPTELYVKWGGALFKTTLPHSPIDVVAWHGNYAPYKYDLRTFSPVGAIAFDHPDPSIFTVLTSPSETAGTANIDFVIFPERWMVADNTFRPPWYHMNIMSEFMGLIYGVYDAKPQGFVPGGISLHNMMLPHGPDREAFEHASNSELKPVKLTGTMAFMFETRYPQRVTQHAATSSTLQDDYSDCWKGLEKKFDPNKP, encoded by the coding sequence ATGAACATCAATACCTCGCCTGACCAGATCGTTCGCAGCTCGGGGCAAGTCACGCCGGGCTACATGTCCGGTTTCGGCAACAGCTTTGAGACCGAAGCGTTGCCCGGCGCGCTGCCGATGGGGCGCAACTCGCCGCAGCGCTGCGCCTACGGGCTCTATGCCGAACAACTGTCGGGCTCGCCGTTCACGGCGCCGCGCGGCACCAATGAGCGCTCCTGGCTCTACCGCATCCGCCCGTCGGTGCGGCACTCCGGCCGTTTCGCCAAGGCCGATGCGGGGCTGTGGCGCACCGCGCCGTGTCACGAATACGATATGCCGATCGCGCAGCTGCGCTGGGACCCGGCACCGATCCCGAAGGAGGACATGACCTTCCTGCAGGGCGTGCAGACTATGACGACCGCAGGCGATGCCAACACGCAGGCCGGCATGGCGGCGCACATCTATCTCATCACCAAATCGATGGTCGATCAGCATTTCTACAATGCCGATGGCGAGATGATGTTCGTGCTGCAGCAGGGCAATCTGCGCCTCGTCACCGAGTTCGGCCGCATCGATGCCGAGCCGGGCGAGATCGTCGTGATCCCGCGCGGCGTCAAATTCCGCGTCGAGATTCCGAATGGACCTGCGCGCGGTTATCTCTGCGAGAACTACGGCGGCGCCTTCACGCTGCCGGAGCGCGGCCCGATCGGGGCCAACTGCCTGGCCAATTCGCGCGACTTCCTGACGCCGGTCGCGAGCTACGAGGACAAGGACACCCCGACCGAGCTCTACGTGAAGTGGGGCGGCGCGCTGTTCAAGACCACGTTGCCGCATTCGCCGATCGACGTCGTCGCTTGGCACGGCAACTACGCACCGTACAAATACGACCTGCGCACCTTCTCGCCGGTCGGCGCGATCGCGTTCGATCATCCCGATCCGTCGATCTTCACGGTATTGACCTCGCCGTCGGAGACCGCCGGCACCGCGAACATCGACTTCGTGATCTTCCCGGAGCGCTGGATGGTGGCCGACAACACCTTCCGCCCGCCGTGGTACCACATGAACATCATGTCGGAGTTCATGGGGCTGATCTACGGCGTCTACGACGCCAAGCCGCAAGGCTTCGTGCCCGGCGGCATCTCGCTGCACAACATGATGCTGCCGCACGGCCCCGACCGCGAAGCCTTCGAGCACGCCAGCAACAGCGAGCTGAAACCGGTGAAGCTGACCGGCACGATGGCCTTCATGTTCGAGACCCGTTACCCCCAGCGCGTGACGCAGCACGCCGCGACGTCGTCGACGCTGCAGGACGACTACTCGGATTGCTGGAAGGGGTTGGAGAAGAAGTTCGACCCGAACAAGCCGTAA
- a CDS encoding caspase family protein, which yields MKIRLALLATLIFSIASPTLSVAAGDRFALVIGNAKYPDADAPLKEPVNDARDVADELKRDGFTVEVGENLTGDGMRRAFDRLYGKIKPGSVALIFFSGYGIQSNRQSYMIPIDAQIWAEADVRRDGFSLETVLGEINSRGAGVKIALVDASRRNPFERRFRSFSAGLAPVIAPNGTLVMYSAALSSVVSDNGSDRSLFVRELLKEIRTPDLMAEETLNRTRVGVTRASRQEQVPWISSSLAEDFSFSPGGAATPSAAATPGGAAIPGGAPGPSSAAPAPAASPSTEVATAPPVAPPPAPPAATPKPTPTPPAATAPTSPPAPPKPPGATAPAAPPPPPKAPEIALPPPAPPPPLVIQPTPAPSNSPVLADDPTIKGLNEKLDKNPDDAAALYRRGQVFASKGAYDLAVKDFTNSLRLNPKDVEAYNNRCWVRTVIGDLQAALKDCNEALRLRPNFVDALDSRGLMNLKGGQNKNAIADFDAALKINPRLTSSLYGRGLAKKRSGAVAEGDLDIANAKAMDPNIVKEFAYYGVQ from the coding sequence ATGAAAATCCGCCTTGCCTTGCTCGCCACGCTGATTTTTTCAATCGCGTCGCCCACCCTGTCCGTCGCCGCCGGCGATCGTTTCGCGCTGGTCATCGGCAATGCCAAATATCCCGACGCCGACGCACCGCTGAAGGAGCCGGTTAACGACGCGCGTGACGTCGCCGACGAGCTCAAGCGCGACGGCTTCACCGTCGAGGTCGGCGAGAACCTGACCGGCGACGGCATGCGCCGCGCCTTCGACCGGCTCTATGGCAAGATCAAGCCCGGCTCGGTCGCGCTGATCTTCTTCTCGGGTTACGGCATCCAGTCGAACCGGCAGAGCTACATGATCCCGATCGATGCCCAGATCTGGGCCGAGGCCGACGTCCGCCGCGACGGCTTCAGCCTCGAGACCGTGCTCGGCGAGATCAACAGCCGCGGCGCCGGGGTCAAGATCGCCCTGGTCGACGCCTCGCGGCGCAACCCGTTCGAGCGCCGCTTTCGCAGCTTCTCGGCCGGGCTCGCCCCGGTGATCGCCCCCAACGGTACGTTGGTGATGTATTCGGCCGCGCTGTCGTCCGTGGTCTCGGACAATGGCAGCGACCGCAGCCTGTTCGTGCGGGAATTGCTGAAGGAGATCCGCACCCCCGACCTGATGGCGGAGGAAACGCTGAACCGCACCCGCGTCGGCGTCACCCGGGCCTCGCGGCAGGAACAGGTGCCGTGGATATCGTCGTCGCTGGCCGAGGATTTCTCGTTCAGTCCGGGCGGCGCAGCCACGCCAAGCGCCGCAGCCACACCAGGCGGCGCGGCCATTCCAGGCGGCGCGCCGGGACCGTCGAGCGCAGCGCCCGCGCCTGCCGCGTCGCCGTCGACCGAGGTGGCAACGGCACCGCCAGTTGCACCTCCGCCGGCCCCGCCCGCTGCAACGCCGAAGCCGACACCGACGCCTCCGGCTGCAACCGCGCCGACGTCGCCACCAGCGCCGCCGAAACCACCGGGCGCGACAGCGCCGGCGGCACCCCCGCCCCCGCCAAAAGCGCCCGAGATCGCGCTGCCGCCACCCGCGCCTCCGCCGCCCTTGGTGATCCAGCCCACCCCGGCTCCGAGCAATTCGCCCGTGCTCGCGGACGATCCGACGATCAAGGGCCTGAACGAAAAGCTCGACAAGAACCCGGATGACGCGGCTGCGCTGTATCGCCGCGGCCAGGTCTTTGCCAGCAAGGGCGCGTACGACCTCGCGGTGAAGGATTTCACCAATTCGCTGCGACTGAACCCGAAGGATGTCGAGGCCTATAACAACCGCTGCTGGGTCCGCACCGTGATCGGCGACCTGCAGGCGGCGCTGAAGGACTGCAACGAGGCATTGCGGCTGCGCCCGAATTTCGTCGATGCGCTCGACAGCCGCGGGCTGATGAACCTGAAGGGCGGGCAGAACAAGAACGCCATCGCCGATTTCGACGCCGCGCTGAAGATCAACCCGCGGCTGACCTCGTCGCTGTACGGGCGCGGCCTTGCCAAGAAGCGCAGCGGCGCGGTCGCGGAAGGCGATCTCGACATCGCCAACGCCAAGGCGATGGACCCGAACATCGTCAAGGAATTCGCCTACTACGGCGTGCAGTGA
- a CDS encoding DUF2783 domain-containing protein: protein MALSTSSNFARPDDAFRAIVEAHRGLTDAQSADLDAALVLVLANHIGDLDVLREAIALAKRRTLDASQQQQQQQQ from the coding sequence ATGGCGCTGTCGACCAGTTCGAACTTCGCTCGTCCCGACGACGCCTTCCGCGCCATCGTCGAGGCGCATCGCGGCCTCACCGACGCGCAGAGCGCCGATCTTGATGCCGCGCTGGTTCTGGTGCTTGCCAACCATATCGGCGATCTCGACGTACTGCGCGAGGCGATCGCGCTGGCGAAGCGGCGGACGCTGGATGCGAGCCAGCAGCAACAACAGCAACAACAATAG
- a CDS encoding DUF1272 domain-containing protein, producing the protein MALQLRPNCEYCDKDLPPSATDARICSYECTFCADCAETKLGNVCPNCGGGFAPRPIRPAKPWRPGVCTVNQPPSDQRVHLKYSLEDCAANTARLRDVRPEER; encoded by the coding sequence ATGGCGCTGCAGCTACGACCGAACTGCGAATATTGCGACAAGGACCTGCCACCGAGCGCCACGGACGCGCGGATCTGCTCCTATGAATGCACGTTCTGCGCGGACTGCGCCGAGACCAAGCTCGGCAATGTCTGCCCGAACTGCGGCGGCGGTTTTGCACCGCGGCCGATCCGCCCGGCCAAGCCGTGGCGGCCGGGTGTCTGCACCGTGAACCAGCCGCCGTCGGACCAGCGGGTGCATCTGAAATACAGCCTCGAGGACTGCGCGGCGAATACGGCACGGCTGAGGGATGTCAGGCCGGAGGAGCGATGA
- a CDS encoding N-acyl homoserine lactonase family protein: MGNAYEIYALRYATMSPRTPHLNFLVPDPHDTTAQDLDYFVWLIRGHGRDILVDTGFNAEEAKARARKLTLNPVDALAGFGVSADAIRDVIVTHLHYDHAGNLDRFPNAKFHLQEREMSYATGRCMCNGMLRHPFSIEHVTQMVRHVYGERVTFHSGDGEIAPGVTVHRVGGHSDGLQVVRVETARGPVVLASDAAHYYANLHKRSPFPIVYNVGDMAQGWETVERLAGHPDRFIPGHDPIVSEIYPRASDKVDAFALHLAPSRSFVK, translated from the coding sequence ATGGGAAACGCCTACGAAATCTACGCCCTGCGCTATGCGACGATGTCGCCGCGCACGCCTCACCTCAACTTCCTGGTGCCCGATCCGCATGATACCACGGCGCAGGATCTCGATTATTTCGTCTGGCTCATCCGCGGTCACGGCCGCGATATCCTGGTCGACACCGGCTTCAACGCCGAGGAGGCCAAGGCGCGCGCCCGCAAGCTGACGCTCAACCCGGTCGATGCGCTGGCCGGCTTCGGCGTCAGCGCCGATGCGATCCGCGACGTCATCGTGACCCATCTGCATTATGACCACGCCGGCAATCTGGATCGCTTCCCGAATGCCAAATTCCATCTGCAGGAACGCGAGATGAGCTACGCGACCGGCCGCTGCATGTGCAACGGCATGCTGCGCCATCCGTTCTCCATCGAGCACGTCACCCAGATGGTGCGCCACGTCTATGGCGAGCGCGTCACCTTCCATTCCGGTGACGGCGAGATCGCGCCCGGCGTCACCGTGCATCGCGTCGGCGGCCATTCCGACGGCCTGCAGGTGGTGCGGGTCGAGACCGCGCGCGGCCCGGTCGTGCTGGCGTCGGACGCCGCGCATTATTATGCGAACCTGCACAAGCGTAGCCCGTTCCCGATCGTCTACAATGTCGGCGACATGGCGCAGGGCTGGGAGACCGTCGAGCGGCTTGCCGGTCATCCCGACCGCTTCATCCCGGGCCACGATCCGATCGTCAGCGAGATCTATCCGCGCGCCAGCGACAAGGTCGACGCGTTCGCGCTGCATCTGGCGCCGTCGCGATCGTTCGTGAAGTAG
- a CDS encoding MarR family transcriptional regulator, producing the protein MPFRLNRLAAEVSSALSSEYQVRYGLDIPEWRVLATLGFRSDPCSAQYIAHCTRTHKSTISRAVSALMEREIVERVENADDRREFRLRLTKKGQALYEELIPRLLRKEQEILSCLSAQERRDLARLLGKVETSLELVQTSEEADAKEVY; encoded by the coding sequence ATGCCGTTCCGCCTGAACCGGCTGGCGGCCGAGGTGTCCTCGGCGCTGTCGAGCGAATATCAGGTGCGCTACGGCCTCGACATTCCGGAATGGCGCGTGCTCGCCACGCTGGGTTTCCGCAGCGATCCCTGCAGCGCGCAATACATCGCGCATTGCACCCGCACGCATAAATCCACCATCAGCCGCGCGGTGTCGGCGCTGATGGAGCGCGAGATCGTCGAGCGCGTCGAGAACGCCGACGACCGCCGCGAGTTCCGCCTGCGCCTGACCAAAAAGGGCCAGGCACTCTACGAAGAGCTGATCCCGCGCCTGCTGCGCAAGGAGCAGGAGATCCTGTCCTGCCTGTCCGCACAGGAGCGCCGCGATCTCGCACGCCTGCTCGGCAAGGTCGAGACCAGCCTCGAGCTGGTGCAGACCAGCGAAGAGGCCGACGCGAAGGAGGTGTATTAG
- a CDS encoding Lrp/AsnC family transcriptional regulator — MPDVDAFDLKMLAALQDDGRLTNQQLADLVGLSASQCSRRRMRLEEEKVIAGYHADLAGEALGFGLIAFIHITLATHSPDNAKRFRELVNRVDDIQEAYALTGDADYVLKVMLRDLKSLSDIVNNVLMPHQSVAHVRSSIVLDRLKESTKLPLKSLPT, encoded by the coding sequence ATGCCTGACGTCGATGCCTTCGACCTCAAAATGCTCGCCGCGTTGCAGGACGACGGCCGGCTGACCAACCAGCAGCTCGCCGACCTGGTCGGGCTGTCCGCCTCGCAATGCTCGCGGCGGCGGATGCGGCTGGAGGAGGAGAAGGTGATCGCGGGCTACCACGCCGACCTCGCCGGCGAGGCGCTCGGCTTCGGCCTGATCGCCTTCATCCACATTACGCTTGCGACCCATTCGCCCGACAACGCCAAGCGGTTTCGCGAGCTGGTCAACCGCGTCGACGACATCCAGGAGGCCTATGCGCTGACCGGAGATGCCGATTACGTGCTGAAGGTGATGCTGCGCGACCTCAAGAGCCTGTCCGACATCGTCAACAACGTGCTGATGCCGCACCAGAGCGTGGCGCATGTGCGCTCCTCGATCGTGCTCGACCGCTTGAAGGAAAGCACCAAGCTGCCGCTGAAATCGTTACCGACCTGA
- a CDS encoding FAD-dependent oxidoreductase, with protein sequence MAPANTAQAKTQFGYRRHPDQDRSGANVAEHPVVVVGAGPVGLSLAIDLAQRGQRVVLLDDADRIGEGSRAICFSKRSLEFWDRLGVGDRMVEKGVVWSVGKIFHGASQLYQFNLLPEEGHKRPAFINLQQFYAEAYLVDRVEQLPEIDLRWRNKVIALESRNDGVALTIATPEGAYQVHASFVVACDGARSSLRQMVGADFAGQVFEDQFLIADVKMTAAFPTERWFWFDPPFHAGRSALLHKQPDDIWRIDLQLNPDADPVAEKQPENVRPRIERMLGHDKFEFEWISLYKFQCRRMAKFIHGRVIFAGDSAHQVSPFGARGANSGLEDAENLAWKLDRVLRRLSPEGLLETYHIERSAAADENIRESTRSTDFMAPVTRQEARLREAVLSLAKDTEFGKRMVNGGRLSVPSVYDTPLSSGDRDSWRGGPRPGASMLDAPVTEQGGGSSYLTDVFIRQGTRFTLLEFGNGAAADVPDGVGTIRVGGEGGLVDAQGLAGKRYDAEPGTAYLLRPDGYVAARFRNAARPALDAALARAAGLD encoded by the coding sequence ATGGCACCAGCCAATACGGCACAGGCCAAAACCCAGTTCGGCTATCGCCGTCATCCCGACCAGGATCGCTCGGGCGCCAACGTCGCGGAGCATCCGGTCGTGGTGGTCGGCGCCGGGCCGGTGGGATTGTCGCTCGCGATCGATCTCGCGCAGCGCGGCCAGCGCGTGGTGCTGCTCGACGATGCCGACCGGATCGGCGAAGGCTCGCGCGCGATCTGCTTCTCGAAGCGCTCGCTGGAATTCTGGGATCGCCTCGGGGTCGGCGACCGCATGGTCGAGAAGGGGGTGGTGTGGAGCGTCGGCAAGATCTTCCATGGCGCCTCGCAGCTCTACCAGTTCAATCTGCTGCCCGAGGAGGGCCATAAGCGGCCCGCCTTCATCAACCTGCAGCAGTTCTACGCCGAGGCCTATCTGGTCGACCGGGTCGAGCAGCTGCCTGAAATCGACCTGCGCTGGCGCAACAAGGTGATCGCGCTGGAAAGCCGCAACGATGGCGTCGCTTTGACGATCGCTACGCCCGAGGGCGCGTACCAGGTGCACGCCTCCTTCGTCGTCGCCTGCGACGGCGCGCGCTCCTCGCTGCGGCAGATGGTCGGTGCGGACTTTGCGGGGCAGGTGTTCGAGGACCAGTTCCTGATCGCCGACGTCAAGATGACCGCCGCATTCCCGACCGAGCGCTGGTTCTGGTTCGATCCGCCGTTCCACGCCGGACGCTCGGCGCTGCTGCACAAGCAGCCGGACGATATCTGGCGGATCGATCTGCAGCTCAATCCGGATGCCGATCCGGTGGCCGAGAAGCAGCCCGAGAACGTGCGGCCGCGGATCGAGCGCATGCTCGGCCACGACAAGTTCGAGTTCGAATGGATATCGCTCTACAAGTTCCAGTGCCGCCGGATGGCCAAGTTCATCCACGGCCGCGTGATCTTTGCCGGCGATTCCGCGCATCAGGTCTCGCCGTTCGGCGCGCGCGGCGCCAACTCTGGGCTCGAGGACGCCGAGAATCTGGCGTGGAAGCTCGATCGCGTGCTGCGTCGGCTGTCGCCGGAGGGCTTGCTCGAGACCTATCACATCGAGCGCAGTGCGGCGGCGGACGAGAACATCCGCGAATCCACCCGCTCGACCGATTTCATGGCACCGGTGACCCGGCAGGAGGCGCGGCTGCGCGAAGCGGTGCTCTCGCTCGCCAAGGACACCGAGTTCGGCAAGCGCATGGTCAATGGCGGTCGGCTGTCGGTGCCGTCGGTCTATGACACGCCGCTGTCGAGCGGCGATCGCGACAGCTGGCGCGGCGGCCCGCGGCCGGGTGCCTCGATGCTGGACGCGCCGGTGACCGAGCAGGGCGGCGGTTCCAGCTATCTGACGGACGTTTTCATCAGGCAGGGAACGCGATTCACGCTGCTGGAGTTTGGCAATGGCGCAGCTGCTGATGTCCCTGACGGCGTCGGCACCATCCGGGTTGGCGGCGAGGGCGGGCTGGTCGATGCGCAGGGCCTTGCCGGCAAGCGCTACGATGCCGAGCCTGGCACCGCCTATCTGCTGCGGCCGGACGGCTACGTCGCGGCACGCTTCCGCAACGCCGCGCGGCCGGCACTCGATGCGGCGCTGGCGCGCGCTGCCGGCTTGGACTGA
- the fahA gene encoding fumarylacetoacetase, translated as MPHPNDPKLRSFVDVAPTSDFPIQNLPYGVFSSKDGLAPRVGVAIGDYVLDLWELEQDSRLDVGPLGAFSQPSLNAFMALGPKVWSATRARISELLRADHPELRDNRELRARTLVPMADVRLHMPFAVSGYTDFYSSKEHATNVGVMFRGKDNALQPNWLHMPIGYNGRASTVVVSGTKVRRPRGQLKPPTADVPSFGPCKRLDFELEMGVVVGQASAMGEMLTEKQAEEMIFGFVILNDWSARDIQQWEYVPLGPFQAKAFATSISPWVVTREALEPFRMQGPAQQPEPLAYLKQAQPNNYDLQLDVALRAGAMNEAKTICSTNFKYMYWSSVQQLVHHASSGCAMNVGDLLGSGTISGPEKHQRGSLLEISWNGTEPVELGSGVTRSFLENGDSLVMRGWCQGDGYRVGFGEVEGTIVAAE; from the coding sequence ATGCCCCACCCCAACGACCCAAAACTCCGCTCCTTCGTCGACGTCGCTCCCACCTCGGACTTTCCGATCCAGAACCTGCCCTATGGCGTGTTCTCGTCGAAGGATGGCCTTGCGCCGCGCGTCGGCGTTGCGATCGGCGACTACGTGCTTGACCTCTGGGAGCTCGAGCAGGACTCGCGGCTCGATGTCGGGCCGCTCGGCGCGTTCTCGCAGCCGTCACTCAACGCCTTCATGGCGCTCGGGCCGAAGGTGTGGTCGGCGACGCGGGCGCGGATCAGCGAACTGCTGCGCGCCGATCATCCGGAGTTGCGCGACAACAGGGAGTTGCGGGCGCGGACGCTGGTGCCGATGGCGGACGTCCGGCTGCACATGCCGTTCGCCGTCTCGGGCTATACCGATTTCTATTCGTCGAAGGAGCACGCCACCAATGTCGGCGTCATGTTCCGCGGCAAGGACAATGCGTTGCAGCCGAACTGGCTGCACATGCCGATCGGCTACAACGGCCGTGCCTCGACCGTGGTGGTGAGTGGCACCAAGGTGCGGCGGCCGCGCGGCCAGCTGAAGCCGCCGACCGCTGACGTGCCGAGCTTCGGCCCCTGCAAGCGGCTCGACTTCGAGCTCGAGATGGGGGTGGTGGTGGGCCAAGCGTCAGCGATGGGCGAGATGCTCACGGAGAAGCAGGCCGAAGAGATGATCTTCGGCTTCGTCATTCTCAACGACTGGAGCGCGCGCGATATCCAGCAGTGGGAATATGTGCCGCTCGGGCCGTTCCAGGCCAAGGCGTTCGCGACCTCGATCAGCCCGTGGGTGGTGACGCGCGAGGCGCTGGAGCCGTTCCGCATGCAGGGCCCGGCGCAGCAGCCGGAGCCGCTGGCTTATCTCAAGCAGGCGCAGCCGAACAATTACGACTTGCAGCTCGACGTCGCGCTGCGCGCCGGTGCGATGAACGAAGCGAAGACGATCTGCAGCACCAACTTCAAATACATGTACTGGTCGTCGGTGCAGCAGCTGGTCCACCACGCCTCCAGCGGCTGCGCGATGAATGTCGGCGATCTCTTAGGCAGCGGCACGATCTCCGGTCCTGAGAAGCATCAGCGCGGCAGCCTCCTGGAAATTAGCTGGAACGGCACCGAGCCGGTCGAGCTTGGCAGCGGCGTGACGCGCTCGTTCCTCGAAAATGGCGACTCGCTTGTCATGCGCGGCTGGTGCCAGGGCGACGGCTATCGCGTCGGCTTTGGCGAGGTTGAAGGCACAATCGTCGCAGCGGAGTAA
- a CDS encoding MBL fold metallo-hydrolase, with translation MAKGFASTTDLAEKKVTFSEIGTDLYAFTAEGDPNTAVIVGDDGCLVFDAQATPAMANKVIERVKTVTDKPIKYVVLSHYHAVRVLGASAYHAQGIVASQETYRLIQERGQQDWDSEYGRFPRLFQDAASIPGLTWPTLTFEGEMSVYLGKREVRLMQLGAGHTSGDIVAWVPDAEVMFSGDLIEYHSACYCGDAHLREWPMTLNEIRAFNPKAIAPGRGDALKGLETGRDAIAMTRDFVTTLYGAAESSVAKGRSLKESMAATREVMDPKFSKFAIYEHCLPFNVSRAYDEASGIDDPVIWTDKRDQEMWAALQGG, from the coding sequence ATGGCCAAAGGTTTTGCATCGACCACGGATCTCGCGGAGAAGAAGGTCACCTTCTCCGAGATCGGCACCGATCTCTACGCCTTCACCGCCGAGGGCGATCCCAACACCGCCGTCATCGTCGGCGACGACGGCTGCCTTGTGTTCGACGCGCAGGCTACGCCCGCAATGGCCAACAAGGTGATCGAGCGGGTCAAGACCGTCACCGACAAGCCGATCAAATATGTCGTGCTATCGCATTATCACGCGGTGCGCGTGCTCGGTGCCTCGGCCTATCACGCGCAGGGCATCGTCGCCTCGCAGGAGACCTATCGCCTGATCCAGGAGCGCGGCCAGCAGGATTGGGATTCCGAGTACGGCCGCTTCCCGCGGCTGTTTCAGGACGCGGCGAGCATTCCCGGACTGACCTGGCCGACGCTGACCTTCGAAGGCGAGATGTCGGTCTATCTCGGCAAGCGCGAGGTCCGGCTGATGCAGCTCGGCGCCGGCCACACTTCGGGCGATATCGTCGCCTGGGTGCCGGATGCCGAGGTGATGTTCTCCGGCGACCTGATCGAGTATCACTCGGCCTGCTATTGCGGCGATGCGCATCTGCGCGAATGGCCGATGACCTTGAACGAGATCCGCGCCTTCAATCCGAAGGCGATCGCGCCGGGCCGCGGCGATGCGCTGAAGGGCCTCGAGACCGGGCGCGATGCGATTGCGATGACCCGCGATTTCGTCACCACGCTCTATGGTGCCGCCGAATCCTCCGTCGCCAAGGGCCGCAGCCTGAAGGAATCGATGGCGGCGACGCGCGAGGTGATGGATCCGAAATTCTCGAAATTTGCGATCTACGAGCACTGCCTGCCGTTCAACGTTTCGCGCGCCTATGACGAAGCGTCCGGGATCGACGATCCCGTGATCTGGACCGACAAGCGTGACCAGGAAATGTGGGCCGCCCTGCAAGGAGGATAG
- a CDS encoding OmpA family protein, whose translation MFKPSARAAMLSIATVGAMLWFGMATARAGDVTEDQIIKALTPEKKPLTRGLSAGPQTSPGLNADQAKFVQSVRGRATRSLSSTEREEIATIVQDKPKIDLEINFDYNSADISAKSLPSVQALGRALTNQDLKGSTFVVAGHTDAAGGEDYNQGLSERRADAIKRYLVDKYGINGTDLVTVGYGKSKLKDPSHPMADVNRRVQVVNMENKDTASK comes from the coding sequence ATGTTCAAGCCGTCGGCAAGGGCCGCGATGCTTTCAATCGCGACCGTCGGCGCCATGCTCTGGTTCGGCATGGCGACCGCCCGCGCTGGTGACGTCACCGAGGATCAGATCATCAAGGCGTTGACACCCGAGAAGAAGCCGCTGACCCGCGGCCTTTCGGCCGGCCCGCAGACCTCGCCCGGGCTGAACGCCGACCAGGCCAAATTCGTGCAGAGCGTCCGTGGCCGCGCCACCCGCTCGCTGTCCTCGACTGAGCGCGAGGAAATCGCGACCATCGTCCAGGACAAGCCGAAGATCGATCTTGAGATCAACTTCGATTACAACTCCGCCGACATCAGCGCGAAGTCGCTGCCGTCGGTGCAGGCGCTCGGCCGCGCCCTGACCAATCAGGACCTGAAGGGCTCGACCTTCGTGGTCGCTGGCCACACCGACGCCGCCGGCGGCGAGGACTACAATCAGGGCCTCTCGGAGCGCCGCGCCGACGCCATCAAACGCTATCTGGTCGACAAATATGGCATCAACGGCACCGATCTCGTCACCGTCGGCTATGGCAAGAGCAAGCTGAAGGACCCGAGCCACCCGATGGCGGACGTCAACCGGCGGGTGCAGGTCGTCAACATGGAAAACAAGGACACCGCCTCCAAGTGA